The sequence AAACTGTCAAAACCAGTCAGCGCATTGTTTGCTGAAGCGGCCTACCAGTCGATGGGCAGTTTGACTTTCTGACCGGCCTTGTTGGTGAAGAAGATATGCCCGTGCTCACGACCAAATAGATAGACGTCCCGAGTCACGGCCACATCCTGGCGGCAGTACTCGGTAATCAGGTCCAACCGCCCTTCCTTCCACCATTTGAGGGCCATCAGACCGTCCGCCGACTTGCCCACGCCGAGCGTTGCCGAGGCGATGTTGTCGAGCTTGATCCGGTAGCCCAGCCGGTTGTTGACCTCGACCAGCAGATCGAGATTGGGCAGGGAGCGAAATCCGAAGGGGTGCAGGCCACCGAGCACCGCGTAATCGAATTTCACATGGTTGAAGCCGATGACCAGATCGAACTTCTGCAGATGGGCCACCAGTCCGTCCATGTCGTCCTGCTCATAGTCGTACATGGCCTCTTCTTCCGAGTCCCACAGGCAGGCGATGGACACGCCCATGCGGTCGGCGCGGTTCCAGCCGCCCACCTCGTCGGCGGAATAGCGGGTCTCGATGTCCAGAACGCCGTATCGCTTGGGTGCGGGCCGCTTGGTGTCGATGCCGGGGAGCGTGTTCACGTCGATCTCCTTGGGGGTAATGGATTGGGGGTCGCCCGAACGGATGGCCTCGAGCACGAACAGTGCCGCCCGCTTGTCGATGGGCCGGTTGCCCGACCCGCACTTGGGCGAATGGACGCAGGATGGGCAGCCCAGCTCGCAGGGGCAGTCCCGTATGGTCGAAAGTGTGGTCTCGATAAGCTCGTCGGCCCGCTCGAAGGCCTGACGGGTCAGCCCCGCGCCGCCGGGCATGCCATCGTAGATGAACACGGCAGGGCCTTCCACCTGGGGGTGCATGGGCGTGGAAATACCGCCCAGGTCGTTGCGGTCGGTCATGACCAGGAGCGGGAGCATGCCGATCGCCGCGTGCTCAAAGGCGTGGATGCCGCCCATGAAGTGCAGGAACTCTTCCTCGCAACGTCGCCGGATGTCGTGGCCGATCTCGAACCAGATGGCCTCGGTTTCAAACACCTGTGGCGGCAGGTCCAGCGGCACGATGCCGAGCAGCTTGCCGCCGCGCACGGACCGCTTCTCATACCCGGTGATCTGGTCCGTGACCTTGACCCGCCCGAAATAGACGCGCGTGCCGAAGCTCGCCTTCTGGCCGAGCACTTCGAGAATCTCGGTGTCCTTGCTGCCGCGCGGTTTGGTGTAATAGCCCACGCGCTGGGCCACGGCATGGACCGCGTTGGTCGCAAGGTCCATGTCCCGGATGACGAAGGTCCGCCCCCGGTGCAGATAGACCGCGCCCGGATGGGTTTCGCGAAACGCCCTGTATTGGTCGATGGTCCCGATGACCGGGGCCTTCTCGTCGTTCAGGGAGTTGTCCTCGATATGCATCTGGCTGCCTGCGCCGCGCAGGTCCACGTCCCGGTGGGGCCGTTTGCGATGGGTGACGATCTCGGTCGGATGCCCCGGAAGATCCGGCTCCACCTCGAAAAGGTGTCCTGCCGCCACCATCTGCTCCACCCGCTGGGCCACCGGCTCCTCGGCCAGAAACGGTTCGCCGCGCCGCAGGGTCAACTCGGCGGCCGCACAGATCAGGTGCCGGTCCATGACTACCGGGTTGAACGGGTTGAGCATGGCCGACTCGGGCGGCCGGGCGAAGAAGTCGTCCGGATTGCGCATGAAATACTGGTCCAGGGCGTCCTCCTGGGCGATGAGCGCCACGGCGGAATCCCGTTGGCTGCGGCCCACGCGTCCGCCCCGCTGCAGGGTGGCCATGATCGAGCCGGGGTAGCCGACCATGATGCAGACGTCCAGACCGCCGATGTCAATGCCCAGCTCCAGAGCCGAGGTGGAGATGACCGCCAGCAGCTCGCCGTCTGCCATGCGCGCCTCGATCTCGCGCCGTTCCTCGGGCAGGAACCCGGCCCGGTAGGCCGAGATGCGGCTCTTGAACTCCCCGCTCTTCTCGGCCGCCCAGATGGAAATCAGCTCGGTCATCTTGCGCGACTGACAGTAGACGATGGTCCGCAGCCCCCGCGCCAGGGCCGCCCGCAACAGCGAGATGGCCGCGCCGGACGGGCTGCCGTCCGGATTGATGAAGACCATGTGCCGCCCGCCGCGCGCGGCCCCGGATTCGAGGATCGGGTGCGCGTCGAGCCCGGTGAGCATCTTGCACAACTCCGCCGGGTTGCCGATGGTCGCCGAACAGAAGACAAAGGTCGGGTTGGCCCCGTAATAGCGGCACAGGCGCATGAGCCTGCGGAAGACCATGGCCATGTGGCCGCCCATGACGCCCCGGTAGGTATGCACCTCGTCGACCACGATGTGGGTCAGCCCGGACAGGAACTCGGCCCAGCCCGCGTGGTGCGGGAGCATGGACAGATGGACCATCTCCGGGTTGGACAGGATCACGTTGGGCGGCGAGTTGCGGATCTTCTTGCGAAAATGCGGCGAGGTGTCCCCGTCGTAGATGGCCGCCGTGGGTCTGCGGTCTTCATGGCCTTCCAGCGGCAGGAGCGCGGCCAGCTCGTTGAAGCCCTTGAGCTGGTCCTGCGCCAACGCCTTGAGCGGAAATAGATAGAGCGCCTTGGATTCCGGATCGGCCAGAATCTGCTCCATGACCGGCAGGTTGTAGGTCAGGGTCTTGCCGCTGGCCGTGGGCGTGGCCACGACAACGTGCCGCCCGGCGCGGACATAGTCCACGGCCTCGGCCTGGTGGTCGTAAAGCCGGTCGATGCCGAGCAGAGAGAGCGCGCTTTGCAGGGCGGCTGGCCACGGGCGACGGGGTTGGCCGAAACTGGCGTCCGCGCCCGCGACAATGCGATGATGGGCTATCTGGTGGGCCATACGCTCGGAATCGAGCATGGCCGATACGTATTCAAGGACAGGACTTTCCACGAGCGAATCCTACTTCGGGCGCGCAGGGTAGGCAAGCCGTGAAATATAATTGCACCCGGCACCCCCAGGCCACATACTTGTGTGGATCTGAATGCGTTCAAACCTCGGAGCCTACCCATGACCACCGAAAACTGTTCCGCAGAAATACAGGCCGCCCTCATCGAGATCGCCCGCGCCGCCGAAGCACGCACCGAGTCCACCGCTTTCCATTCCGAAAAGGTCGCCCGCGTGGCCCATGGTATCGCCAAGGCCTTGGACCGACCCAAGAAGATCCTGGAGAGACTCCTGCTCGTGGGCAGGCTGCACAACATCGGACTGGTCGGCATAAGCGACGCGGTGCTGAGCAAGACCGACAAACTCACTCCCCAGGAATTCAAGCATATCCAGGAGCATACCCGTTTGGGCGCGGCTCTGCTCGCTCCGATCCCCGAACTGGCCGACGTGGCCGAGGTCTGCCTGTCCCACCACGAGCGATGGGACGGCTCGGGCTATCCCAACGGTCTGGCCGGAACGGAAATCCCGCGCATGGCCCGGCTCATCTCCGTGGCCGACAGCTACTGCGCCATGATCTCCGAACGCCCCCACCGTGATTCCCTGCCACGCGCTGTGGCCGCTGAAATCATCGCCGAGGAACACGGCAAACAACTCTGCCCCGAATGCGTGGACGGCTTCCTTACCTGGTACGAAAAGACCGACGGCCGCATCGATCTGTTTTAACGGAAAACTTCGGGGCCGCATGCCCGCACAATCAGGCCCGGATGGAACAACTCTCTCCATCCGGGCCTGATTGTGCGGGCGTTCGAACGAGAAGCCGGCCACACGGTTCCGGGCCGGGAAAAGGATTGCCAAGCCGATGCGACGGGACTACAGAACGTCCCCCTCCGAGGCATCGCCGGCGATGACTCGCGACCGGAGGCCGCACCCTGGACAGCAATCGGCCCTTGCCCTGGCGATCAGCAGGCAACAACAATCGGCGGACAGGCCACCGCCCTTCGGTACGACATCATGCAACAAATTACCCATCTCATGCTCATCATGGGCGCCGCACTCGCGGGAGGTCTGCTCGCAAGCCGCCTGAACTTGCCCGGCAGCGTCATCATCGGCGCCATGCTCGGCGTCATCGTCCTGAAACTCTGCCTGGCCGCTCCACTGGCTCTGCCCAGACAGTGGTCGTTCTTCATCCAGATAGTGGTCGGGGCCACGGTCGGCTCGCGTTTCTCCATGGACATGCTCCAGCAACTCAAGCACTACGCCGTGCCCATTCTGCTCTCGGCCCTGGTGCTGATTCTGTTGGGCAGCGTCATGGCCGTGGTTTTCACCAAATTCTGGGGCATTGATCCGGGCACGGCCTTCATCAGCACCAGCCCGGGGGCCATGACCGCCATGACCGGCATGGCGGGCGGTCTGAATGTGGACATCTTCCTGGTCCTGACCTTCCACATCACGCGCGTGATCCTTGTGATTCTTCTGGCCCCGGCCATCATGCGCATCAGCCGCATGTTCCTCTAGCGAGGGGCTTGAAAACCAGCCCACACCTCCACACGCGGGTAAGCGCGTGCAAAAAGTTCAAAGAGATGGGGGTTCGGGAGAAGCTTTTTTAGTTCGTCACGGTGAAGCGGGTGAAGTCCTGCATGAGGGTGGATTTGAGGGCGTCGAGTTCGGTTTCGGGCATGGAAGCGAAGGCAAAGGCGAACACCGGGTATTGGTGGTAGTCGATTTTCCGCAATTCCAGAACATTGGAAAATATCGACTGGAATCCTTCGTAGTCGATGGAACGGATGGCGGTGCGGTCCAGCGAGGACGGCAGGTCTCCGATGACCATGACCGTGGCCATGCCCTGGTTCTCGGTCAGGATGGCGTCCCAGTCAGGGCGCAGTTCCTTGAAATAGCATTCATAGGGATTGATGCCCCAGGCGTGGGTTGTCAGGTCGGCCACGCACCAGCCCGCCAGACGCAGGGGGTTGGCCTCGATGGGCAGGATGTCGCCCGAATCCGTGACGCGGACCTCCACATGGGTGACGAAGTCGCGGAACCCGCACTGGCGTCCCACCTCGCGCAAGTAATCGGTGAACGGCAGCAGCCAGGTCTCCATGATCCGGGCCGAGGTGTAGTACAGTCGATCTGAGACGTCGGCCGCGGACAGGAACGTGTGGTGCAGGATATTGGTGACCACCGGATTGCCTTCGGCGTCGTAATAGACGTCGATGGCGTATTCCTCGCCGTCGATGGCCTGCTCGATGATGAACTCCCCGCCGCTGACAACGGCCTCGGGATATTCGGCGTTCAGGGCCGCGCGCTCGGTCTCGATGGCTTCTACCGCGCCGGGCCAGTCGGCCGGAGCGTTAACCACGTGCACGCCCAGAGAGAAAAAGCCACGCGTGGGTTTGACGATGAACGGACCGCCCATGCTGGAAGGATCGAATCCGGCCAGCTGATCGAAAGGCACGCGCTGGAACCGGTAGTCCGGGTGCAGTTCGGCCACGGTCTCGCGGAACAGCGCCTTGTCCTTGCAGATGTCTATCTGCCGGGCCAGGTCCTCGTTGCAGCGGCAACGCAGGACGTGCTCCAGCCCGTTCTCCGAATTGGTGTAGACCTTCCCGCCCAGGGCGAGGCGTGCGGAGAACTCTATCTCGTCGATGAAGTCCAGCTGCGCGTCGCCGACCAGGGCGCGGGCCTGCGGGGTGTCGAGCACGGGCTGGGCCAGATCCTGAACGGAATTCGTGAGAAACCTGGACACGTAGGGGTAATCGAGGACAATCATTATTTCGTTTTGCCGGTCAGGCCGTATTTCTTCAGTTTATATTGCAGGTTGGACTTGGAAAGGCCAAGCATCTCGGCGGCTTTGACCTGGACGAATTCGGTGCGTACCAGGGCGCGCTTGACCAGAGCGCCCTCGATCTTGTCCATGGTGTCGGCCAGATTGAGCTTGGTGGGCAGAAGGTCCACGGCAGACTTGAACTGGGCCTCCTCATCCTTGATCTCGGGCGGCAGGTCGTCGGCGTCGATGATGTCGGCCCGGGCAAGGACCGTGCACCGCTCGACCACGTTTTCCAGCTGGCGGACGTTGCCCGGCCACTCATAGGCGGTCAGGTAGTCCATGGCCGCCGCAGTGAATCCGGTGATCTCCATCTGGTTTTCCTTGTTGTACTTTTCAAGGAAGTGCGCGGCCAGCAGCGGGATGTCCTCGCGCCGCTCGCGCAGGGGCGGCATGAAAATGGAGACCACGTTGAGGCGGTAGAAGAGGTCCTCGCGGAACTCGCCCTTGGCCACGGAGTCCTGGAGATTCTTGTTGGTGGCGGCCACGATGCGGATGTCCACGTCAAAAGTCTCGGTGCCGCCCACGCGCTCGATCTGGTGTTCCTGGAGCACGCGCAGGAGCTTGACCTGCAGCTCCGGGGTCAGCTCGCCGATCTCGTCCAGAAACAGCGTTCCCTTGTTGGCCTGTTCAAAACGGCCCTTGCGCATGGCCGTGGCACCGGTGAAGGAGCCTTTTTCATGGCCGAAAAGTTCGGATTCGAGCACGCCGGGGTTGAGCGCCATGCAGTTGACCGTGACGAACGGAGCCTCGCGCCTTGGCGAAGAAGTATGGATGGCCCGTGCGATCAGCTCCTTACCCGTGCCGGACTCGCCGAGAATCAGCACCGTGGACTTGCTGGGCGCGGCCCGGTCGACCATGTCCAAAACCTGCTCC is a genomic window of uncultured Pseudodesulfovibrio sp. containing:
- a CDS encoding DEAD/DEAH box helicase; the protein is MESPVLEYVSAMLDSERMAHQIAHHRIVAGADASFGQPRRPWPAALQSALSLLGIDRLYDHQAEAVDYVRAGRHVVVATPTASGKTLTYNLPVMEQILADPESKALYLFPLKALAQDQLKGFNELAALLPLEGHEDRRPTAAIYDGDTSPHFRKKIRNSPPNVILSNPEMVHLSMLPHHAGWAEFLSGLTHIVVDEVHTYRGVMGGHMAMVFRRLMRLCRYYGANPTFVFCSATIGNPAELCKMLTGLDAHPILESGAARGGRHMVFINPDGSPSGAAISLLRAALARGLRTIVYCQSRKMTELISIWAAEKSGEFKSRISAYRAGFLPEERREIEARMADGELLAVISTSALELGIDIGGLDVCIMVGYPGSIMATLQRGGRVGRSQRDSAVALIAQEDALDQYFMRNPDDFFARPPESAMLNPFNPVVMDRHLICAAAELTLRRGEPFLAEEPVAQRVEQMVAAGHLFEVEPDLPGHPTEIVTHRKRPHRDVDLRGAGSQMHIEDNSLNDEKAPVIGTIDQYRAFRETHPGAVYLHRGRTFVIRDMDLATNAVHAVAQRVGYYTKPRGSKDTEILEVLGQKASFGTRVYFGRVKVTDQITGYEKRSVRGGKLLGIVPLDLPPQVFETEAIWFEIGHDIRRRCEEEFLHFMGGIHAFEHAAIGMLPLLVMTDRNDLGGISTPMHPQVEGPAVFIYDGMPGGAGLTRQAFERADELIETTLSTIRDCPCELGCPSCVHSPKCGSGNRPIDKRAALFVLEAIRSGDPQSITPKEIDVNTLPGIDTKRPAPKRYGVLDIETRYSADEVGGWNRADRMGVSIACLWDSEEEAMYDYEQDDMDGLVAHLQKFDLVIGFNHVKFDYAVLGGLHPFGFRSLPNLDLLVEVNNRLGYRIKLDNIASATLGVGKSADGLMALKWWKEGRLDLITEYCRQDVAVTRDVYLFGREHGHIFFTNKAGQKVKLPIDW
- a CDS encoding HD domain-containing phosphohydrolase, producing MTTENCSAEIQAALIEIARAAEARTESTAFHSEKVARVAHGIAKALDRPKKILERLLLVGRLHNIGLVGISDAVLSKTDKLTPQEFKHIQEHTRLGAALLAPIPELADVAEVCLSHHERWDGSGYPNGLAGTEIPRMARLISVADSYCAMISERPHRDSLPRAVAAEIIAEEHGKQLCPECVDGFLTWYEKTDGRIDLF
- a CDS encoding sigma-54 dependent transcriptional regulator, with the protein product MAANILILDDEKNYLLILESILEDEGYNVTTLSDPEMGLAYLEDSEVDVVLTDMKMPGLTGQDVLEHCKKNYPHIPVLIMTAFGSIEAAVEAMRIGAYDYITKPFANEELLLSISKAVQYASTQQENIRLKKEIRDRYSKDNIIARGKGMEQVLDMVDRAAPSKSTVLILGESGTGKELIARAIHTSSPRREAPFVTVNCMALNPGVLESELFGHEKGSFTGATAMRKGRFEQANKGTLFLDEIGELTPELQVKLLRVLQEHQIERVGGTETFDVDIRIVAATNKNLQDSVAKGEFREDLFYRLNVVSIFMPPLRERREDIPLLAAHFLEKYNKENQMEITGFTAAAMDYLTAYEWPGNVRQLENVVERCTVLARADIIDADDLPPEIKDEEAQFKSAVDLLPTKLNLADTMDKIEGALVKRALVRTEFVQVKAAEMLGLSKSNLQYKLKKYGLTGKTK
- a CDS encoding AbrB family transcriptional regulator: MQQITHLMLIMGAALAGGLLASRLNLPGSVIIGAMLGVIVLKLCLAAPLALPRQWSFFIQIVVGATVGSRFSMDMLQQLKHYAVPILLSALVLILLGSVMAVVFTKFWGIDPGTAFISTSPGAMTAMTGMAGGLNVDIFLVLTFHITRVILVILLAPAIMRISRMFL
- a CDS encoding ATP-grasp domain-containing protein; translated protein: MIVLDYPYVSRFLTNSVQDLAQPVLDTPQARALVGDAQLDFIDEIEFSARLALGGKVYTNSENGLEHVLRCRCNEDLARQIDICKDKALFRETVAELHPDYRFQRVPFDQLAGFDPSSMGGPFIVKPTRGFFSLGVHVVNAPADWPGAVEAIETERAALNAEYPEAVVSGGEFIIEQAIDGEEYAIDVYYDAEGNPVVTNILHHTFLSAADVSDRLYYTSARIMETWLLPFTDYLREVGRQCGFRDFVTHVEVRVTDSGDILPIEANPLRLAGWCVADLTTHAWGINPYECYFKELRPDWDAILTENQGMATVMVIGDLPSSLDRTAIRSIDYEGFQSIFSNVLELRKIDYHQYPVFAFAFASMPETELDALKSTLMQDFTRFTVTN